Part of the Nicotiana sylvestris chromosome 5, ASM39365v2, whole genome shotgun sequence genome is shown below.
TAAGTTGGAAACAACTAAATTTTTTTCGTTggattttgtttttttaaaaataaatttcattccTAAATCTTTATAATTTATTAAATTTTCCTTTCTATTAACATTTGTTAAAGAACCATATGAATTTAAACTAATTactttttattagttttttttgcTTTCCTTCCAAAGGACAAATGTCAGTTTTATTGCACAATATTCATCATTTAACATCTGGAAAACTAGGCTAACGAAGTATAAACTGTCAAATGACATAAAAAGTGTCTCGACTTCTAGACCCAGATGAATGAGAGCACCAATAATTCATATAGAGCAAAATGCATATACCATAAATTTGATAATCGATGAAACTTCTGAACTTGCCAAAAAAAAGAATTTCAATCAATTTTAAAGCCCAATTAACATATACTTCCTTGGTTTATTTTTTCCTTGCAGTAATTAGTTCATTTTTATAgttaacaactttaaaaatatttTCGTCATTTAAACATAAAATAGTACTACTTAATAGGGGAAATGacttcctggccacttaaacttgcatCAGTTTGTAAAGCCGATATATGAACTCTTGTGTTTCACATTTGAATACCTTTACTTAAAAAATGGCTACTAATAAACACTTGTGATGATGCGTGTTGCTCAATTGCTGATGACAtggatttaatttaatattttatatagCCACATCATCCATTCATTCACATTTTGTTAACACATGTATGTTCAAGGTCCCAATTTGTGGGCCCTgtccttttccaaaattaatttattaaatttctattttttcttctctttacCTTCTTTTATTCTTCACCTCCTAGGCACGAACTGTAAACAAAAGCTCCGATAATGAAGAGCGCAAACATAAGCTCCGATAATGAAGACTGAAGTTTAATCGAATTCTAATATACCAGCCTAAATAATAAGCTTCGTGATAAGCTTGAGAAATCTTTCTTTGAAGCCAATAAGCATCTATGTCCTGAACATTCAAAGCCATTCCTTCATCTGTCTCCTGCATCTCATCTTACTCAATGCCATTGCCCATTTGCATAGCGCCAGAACCATCGGCTTCCAGCACAACATCATCCTCATCTTCATCATTAAGCTCACtctcctcatcttcttcttcttcattctcctcaaaCTCAACTGATAAACCAATATCATAATCAAGAGCTTCATCGCCATCATCGCGACCATCTAATTGGTAGTCAATGATGAGTCGCCCAATCAACACCAACTTATCAAACACCTAGTCCGAAATAGGGTTTAACAACTTTTCAATTTCCAATTTCTTTTCAGGGTTCTTAAAGTTGCCGTCTTTTAACACGGCCAATATCTCATCAGCAGCTTCACTCAAAATACTAAAGGGTTGTCCACCAATTTGTTGCTGAATAAGGCTGAGCATGGCTTCATAAGCAGCCCTAGTTTCCATAGTTTAGGCTGGTAAACTCCACATTCCTCATCAATTGAATTAAGAACACTTTCTTCCTGAAGAAGTCGTCGTCTTTTGGGCTCAGAAGCAAGTGTGTCCCATTGCCGCTCCGATAATGAAGACTGTAAACATAAGCTTCGATTTTACTTCCCATGGTTATTAGAGTTTGACGTTGATATCTTGGAAGGAGTTACGCGAGTGCTTTGGGGGTGTGCTAAGGTTCTGAGCTTTTTCCTTTATTTGGGTTGTGTTCTATGTTTTGCTAGAAGTAGCTATGGTAAAATATATGGGGGATGGGGAAAGGGGAGGGGGAGTTTGGCAGGGAAGACGAGGGAAAAATAGAAGGGAAAGGGAAagtctcttttttctttttctttgttaatAAAATAATAACTATCCACGCACCTTTGTAGCGTGATATGCACACAACTTAGCCATGTCAGCTGCGCCGCTTCCATATAGGCATAGTCAAcggtcaaatgtgtttattagtaTTTATTACATCAAGttggagtgttcaaatgggaaaaatGCAAGTTCATGTATCGGCTTTTAAAAGtcctacaagtttaagtggtcaAGAAGCCATTACGCCTACTTATTTACACTTTTTAACCAAACACATTACCTGTTTATTTTAAGTTTCTAACACTTAGGCAAAACTTGTTCTTTTTAAATTAAGGTCCATCACTTCAAAAGTACTTTTACGCCCAATTGCTTAAAAGCTCATTGTATTGCAATATGAACAAATCAAGGGAAATAAGTTTtaaaagccaaaagaaaaaaagaagggaaaaagaaaaaacttgaagaagaagaaaccatttattcgaaaataaaaagaaaaagaaaaagataaaaagaagacGAAATCAAAGGGAAAACAAAACCCCATATAACCCCCACCCTGCTATAGGTTTGGAGACGCAAATGCGGCTGAAATGAGATGTTGAGGACTGTGTGGAAACCCAATAACGCTGCTCCAATGAAGTCTGTCACtgctatttcctccattccttcTCTGAACAAAGCTTTCCGAACTCTTTTCACTCTCCGCTCCGCCACAACAAATCCTACTGCTCTCCACCTTCTCCCAGGCCTAACCCTACAGAGCTCTCCGCTATGCCGTCGGCCGATTACTCTCACTTTCTCAGTTATTCTCCGTCGCCAATCGCATTCTGTTGTGAACCACGGCTTTATTTCCTCTCGTAAGAAGCCTAACTTCACCGTCGCCAAATGCCTCTCTTCTATATCCTCATCGGCGCACACTGTGGACTGGAACGATGCCGTTTCGTGCTCGGAGATTGGGCTGAGTGAAGCTGAAGAATTGGCTTTGGAGCAGGAAGAGGATGATGATGCTAGTGCTACTGCTATTAAGCCATATATCCCCGTTAGGGCTTTCTTTTTCTCTACTAGGTTCGTTTTGTCTTTCTACTTTTGTTTAATCTTTTGTTCAATATATGAAACGATTGTTGACTGGTTTGTGATTGTTTGACAGTGTGGATTTGAGGGGCTTAGTGGAAAAGAACAAGCAGAATTTTATTCCACCCACGTCTCGAATGACCAATTATGTTGTTTTAAGATTTGGGGACACCAAGAAGGCACCTAGTGTGAGTGTCTCTTTTTGTGTATCTTCTGCCTTCGTGTTTGAATAGTTTCATGGAGTATATTAGATGTACTGGACTTATGTTTAAGCGCCATAAATTGCACTCGTAGTCGAATAGCTACTGCCCCAGAATGAATAACCTGATTCATAGTATGAGGGTCAAATGATCTAAATAGCTTTGGTGTTTTGGACCTTGTTTGGTTGATATCATGAAAATAAAATGTGGTAGAAGATCAACGGGAGAGAAGGTTGAGAGAATGCTTGAAGATGAAAGCTTTGGTGGTTTCATATTTACGCTCTTCAGTGTTCATATTTACATTTGTCGATGTGGGACGTGAGTACACTTTGCACAAAAATTGTCTGAACCGTGTTTGTTCCATATAAAACCAGTTTGGGTACCGTTAGAGGGATTCTATGTGTACTTCTGCAAGCTAATTATTTGAAATTGCAAACTTTGTGACTATGTCTGCTGAGATTATCTTTCCCCCACGAAACCATGGTCAATTATGGGTTTGATTTTCTTATAAACATTATATTTGATACAATATGAAGTACTTTATGATATTTTTAGAAAGTTCTATATTTTCTACCTATCAAATTTCTCTTTGAGTCGTTTCTTGCTCCATATGTGTTCACAAGTTGCCACTGTCATACACTCATACTTCAGTTTTCTGCTTCTGCACTGCACTAAAATCTGCAATCGCATATGTTTCTTGCTTTTCCACGACACTAAATTATCTCCAACTAAGATGGAGTGTCCCGAGTAGATCTTTGTCATAGAGTGATCCTGCTCAATCTACATTTATGTATTCAACACTCTTCTCCTGTCCTTGGCAATTGTAGAGTAATCCTTTTGACGGAGCAGATTTATATATCAAAGTTTACTAATCTCTACATCTCGATGAGTTTCACAAGGAGAATCTAGAACTAACTCACAATGCTCATCGGGAAGATACTATCAGGTTGAGTCATGGGGAGATGGTTTGGCTTATCAACCGATCTCTTTTATCTTCCAGGAGAAGGTGGCACTTGTTTCAAGGTTGAAACTTTTTTGGAAAAATTAAGAGCTTTAAAAAATTATTCGACCAAACAtcattagtttttattttttgtaaaaaaaaaagcaaaaactaCTCTTGAGGTGTTTGCTGTGTAGATTGTGCCTACAAAGCTGCTGACAGATTGCTGATCCTTTCACTTTTTATCTTTAAACCTTAGGCACTTGATTTGTGGTTTTGTAATGCATAAAGCTGTAGATTTTTATGGAGTGGCTTTTATGGTTATATAGTTGGCAGAACTTAGCTCCTGTTAATTGCCCTATTAATCTTTTGGACTTCGTCAGCTCCTTAGCTTTAGCCTAGTTTTTGTCTTTAGAGCTGACTATGTCTTTATGTATCTCTCTTTTTTGCACTTCTTGCATCTGCTTAATGCCTTTAATGCAATTCTCTTAccccataaaaaaaaaaaaagatttttatgGAGTGGAACATGTATGGATCTGTAATATTTAGCATGTATAAGCACCAACAATAGTGAACATCAGcaagatgaaaaataaaaattaccccTTCGCTGTTCTGGTGGTGCTAGACTAGGTGCTATTTTAGTTGAGAGTGCCATGTCATCTTATCATGGTGAGTACAAATGAGAAAGTCGACAAACGTTATTGGAGCATCTTCAATGTTTTCAGCTTCAAATTCATGTTTCCTAAAAGAGGCATGGATCAGTTGATTTGTTCTTCAAGTGTTTAAAATTTGGAAGATTTAAGATTGTCATGGTTATAAAAATTTAACCACTCTCTATTTTCTTGAGCTCTCAGGCACACTCCCCGAGGAGCCTGAGAACAAGGAATCTTGAGGATCCATAAACACCATGAGCATGCTCATTCAATTCCGACCAAACCCCTGAAAACAGTTCCGACAAACAGCCTCTCACGCGCCGCCACGCGCGGCACTTTCCGGCGAGCCAAACGCCACGCGCCGGCGCGTGAGCTCAATCCCGGCCACTTTTCAAAATTTTTGTTTTGGACAGCATGATCGTTGGGAAATTCCGAGCACACCCATACAACTTTTTCTGAATTTCGACAACTTTTAGTTTTTCCGGTGGCGGGGAATCTATCGCTGTCCAGAATTCTGGTTTCTCTGTTTCCTTTTTTTCAAGCTCTAAAGCTCACGGTGATAACGTCCAAACAACCCCTAAAATTCCATAACCCGAGCAGTTGTTTAGTACAATATGGGAGACAACAGGATATACTTCAACGCAGGATTCAAATCTTTTGACATCaccagatggaactccaacaaAGATACTTGGTTTGAATGGGTGGAGAGAAGCCGCAACATGATGAGAAGATCATCCATGGGTAGTAAGGCAATGGAATGGATATGCTTTGCACTTAAAGAAGCGTCGACTGATCAAAACAATCGAGTGATGAGATGGAAGTACAAGGAGCAAATGACAGAACATTTCTGTACTAGGAAATTTAACGCACATGGAAGATATATGAGTATTCTGTCACTGAAGAGAGAAGGGAGGTCAGTGATTATAATCCCAGAGTTAACTTTGAATTCTGGCTGGAAAGACATAGCAGCTAAGATAGAGAGATTCATATCCACCAAGTTGAATCCCATAGTACCACCCAGAAATACTGTGGAAAATTTCTCTTATGCCCAAGCAGTTAAGGAGAGTAAATGGCAATCCAATACTCTTCGAGAGGCAAGGGTCAGCACGAACAATGGCGATATCACTGTTTTGGAACCTACTGGAGGAGAGGACACAGGCCTATTAAAAAGATGCATTATCGGGTCTTtagggaaagaaatcaatgagAGACCCACTTTAGCAGATATAAGGCGATGGGCTAGTGCTTCATGGAACAAAGCATCCGGAGTAAACATATATGAAATGACAGGAAATATGTTTCTTTTTGAGTTTCCAAACAAATTCATGGCAGAGCAAATTGTGCAAGGAGAATGGAGATGgaaaaaatacaagcttcatCTGGATTGGTGGAATCATACAGCTGGTTGCATTCCAAACTCACAAATTGAGGAAACATGCTGGATTAGAGCCATGGGGATTCCTTTACATCTATGGTCACAAAAGATCTTCAAAGAAATAGGAGATCTTTGTGGGGGTTGGTTAGCTACAGAAGAAGAAACTGATCTCAAAAACCACCTTAAGTGGGCGAGAATCAAAATTCTTCATCCCAATCTGGGCTGAAAGAAACACACGGTATGAGCTAAACACTGGTAAAGGAAAAGCAAGTGGACAATTTACACAAGGTTCAACTTCGATGAATCAAAGCAGTTAAGTGTCAAAAGTCAAGCTGAGATCCTATGGCCCCGATATGGCTGCACAAGTCATTTTTAATGACCTCTCGTGTGAGATCTCTGATGATTCTGGGCTGAAGCCTTATATCGAGGAAATGGGAGGCCATTCTCAATCGGGGGCAAAAGAGTCACATCCCGGGGATCAAACCTTTAATGTGAATCGTGAAAGTATGCAAAAGGAAACAATTACCAGTTGCAGTCAGCCAGAAGGTGGAGTAGATTTAGCAAGATTGGAACAGAAGGAAGGGGAACAAAGCATAAACTCAAAATGGGGAATGTTCACGTGGGAAGTACTTTGGAACATCTAAAGCAATTTAGCCCTATTCAAGAGTGGGAAATTGAGGAGGTGAATCCTTTAGCAGTTCAGCAACACAATCCATTATTGGATAAAGACATGGATGCAACAATATGGGTCCATCAAAATATGATCAAATTGGGGAAAATGTTTGGAGTAGATTTCCAAGgacatgaagaagaagcactggaaTTGTTAATGCAAATTGACAGCTGCAGACAGGTTAGAAGGGTGGAGACAGAGTTGGAGGTGAAGAAACAAAGATTCAAAGGATCACTGGAATTAAAAGGTTTGACTTCTTTCGATGTCAAATTCAAGAGTGACGGGAAAAGGAGTAGGGGAAGAGATCTATCAATTATTTCTATATGAGGATCAAAGTAATTTCCTGGAATGTAAGGGGTCTAAATGATAAGAAGAAAAGGGAGATAATAAAAAGTCAAGTGCAGAATTGGAGGGCAGACATTATTTGCATGCAAGAAACAAAAGTCGAGGGGGATATCGAGGAAATAGTCAGGCAAATATGGGGTGGTAGATGGGTTAGGTATGCAAGTTTAGAAGCTAGCGGCACGAGAGGAGGGATTTTGATGTTATGAGATTGCAGAGTATGGAAAGGGGAGGTGTTACAGACTGGTGCATACACTTTGACGTGCAAGTTTGACGCTCTTCTACAGAATTTTCAATGTCACATAACAGGAGTGTATGCTCCAAATTGTAGAATAGAAAGGAATAAAGTATGGAATGAAATTGGTGCAGTGAGGGGACTGATGGAAGGTCCTTGGGCGGTTTGTGGCGATTTTAACGTTACAAGGTACCCTTCTGAAAAACGGGAATGTTCAAGGAGGTCCAGAGCGATGGTGGAGTTTTCGGATTTTATAGAAGATATGGAGCTGATAGATCTTCGACTTGAAGGAGGAAACTATACTTGGTTCAAAGGGGACAATCATACAGCGGCTTCAAGAATTGATAGATTTCTCATTTCAGAAGAATGGGATGTAAGGTTCAGAAACATCAAGCAAACTATCCAACAAAGGCTGATTTCGGACCATTCACCTGTGGCTCTAGACTGCGGTGCGTGGGAACAAGCTAAATCATACTTTAAGTTTGAAAATTGATGGCTGAATGTGGAAGGCTTTGAGGACAGAATTAGAGAGTGGTGGGGATCTTTTGAATTCTCAGGAAGACCTGATTACATTTTAGCTTGCAAGTTAAAAGCTCTCAAGGACAAGCTAAAAGGTTGGAGCAGAAGTTACGAAGGCAATTTGGGACTGCAGAAATCAAAATTGCTAAGTCAACTAGCAGATTTTGAGACAACGCAACAACTAAGAGCGTTGACAGAGGAGGAATCAGTCAGGAAAGCAGCCACTCTAGTGGAGATTGAGGTGCAACTCAAGAATGAAGAATTTGCATGGAGACAAAAATCAAGAGCTTTGTGGCTCAAAGAAGGGGATATGAATACAAAATTTTTCCATCGGACTGCAAATGCACGCAAGAGAAACAACAACATTGACCAAATAATGATTCGACATGAAGTAATTGAGGATCCAGAAAGAATAGAGAACGAGATTATTGATTTCTACAAGGAGCTATACACAGAACCTGAACAGTGGAGACCAACAGTCAATTTCGAAAATAGTCCAAGCATTTCTGAATCGGAAAGGGAGTCTTTACAAAGTAACTTTGAGGAACAAGAAGTGCTGAGCAGTTTGAAGAAGTGTGCAAGTGACAAGGCTCCAGGTCCAGATGGATACACAATGGGTTTTTTCAGAAAGTGTTGGGACATTTTGAAGGAAGATATAATGGCGGCTTTTAACAACTTCCATTCACAGGAGATGTTCGAGAAAAGCTTCAATGCAACATATATATCATTGATTCCAAAGAAGACAGGTGCGAAAGAATTGAGAGATTTCAGACCGATCAGTCTGATAGGGAGCTTCTACAAACTGCTCTCAAAAGTTTTAACTGAAAGACTTAAGAGGGTGGTTGGAAAACTTGTTGATGCTCAACAAATGGCGTTCATAAAAGGAAGACAAATAATTGATGCAGTCATGATTGCCAATGAAGCTGTGGattcaagaataaaaaagaaagaacctGGAATCTTATGCAAATTGGATATCGAGAAGGCCTATGATCATGTGAACTGGAGCTTCCTACTAAGAATGTTAGAACAAATGGGTTTTGGGCAAAAATGGATTAGATGGATGAAATTTTGCATATCTACTGTGAAATTCTCCATTCTTATAAATGGAAGTCCTAAAGGTTATTTTCACTCACACAGAGGTCTCAGACAAGGTGATCCTTTATCTCCATTTCTATTCATCATAGCCATGGAAGGATTGAACAACATGATCAAAACGGCTAAAGTCAGTGGATGAATTAAAGGCTTTGAGGTAAATAGGAGTGGGGCTAATAATCTAGAGATCACACATCTCCAATATGCTGATGATACTCTAGTCTTCTGTGATGCTGGAAAAGACCAACTTAGATTCTTAAGGATCATTTTGGTTTTATTTGAAGGAGTATCAGGTTTACACATTAACTGGAGAAAGAGCAATATTTTTCCCATTAATGAAGTCAATAACATGTGGCAATTGACTCAGATATTGGGAGGAGAAGTTGGGTCCCTACCAACTGTTTACCTTGGGATGCCTCTTGGTGCAAGAtccaaatcaaaagaaatctgGAATTCAGTCATAGAAAAATGTGAGAGGAAGTTGTCAAGATGGAAATCGCAGTACCTATCACTGGGGGGTAGGCTAGTTCTAATCAACTCAGTATTAGACTCTCTACCTACTTACATGATGTCTTTGTTCCCAATTCCAGCAGCCATTTTACAGAGATTGGACAAACTCCGAAGAACATTCCTCTGGCAAGGCAATAAGGAGAAAAAGGTCTTCCATTTAGTCAAGTGGAAGACACTAACAATGGATAAAAAACAAGGTGGATTGGGGATAAGGAATTTGAAGAACCAAAGCAAGGCTCTTAGAATTAAATGGTTATGGAAGTACTCTAAAGAACCCCAATCTTTATGGGCCAAAGTGATCAAAGCAAAGTATGGTGAAGAAAACAACTGGGTGTCAAAAAAAGTCAGTACATCATATGGAGTAAGTGTGTGGAAATCCATCAGAGAACTTTGGCCAATAATGAAGAATCCACTCCTCTATAAGAGTGAACAACGGAAGGAACACATCTTTTTGGAATGATAACTGGCTAGGAATGGGAAGCTTAAAGGAAAGATACCCAGATATGTTCGGTTTAGCACAAAACCAGCATAAGACAGTCGCTGATATGAGGAGTTGTCAAGGATGGGAAATAGCTCTAAGAACACAGCTGAATGACTGGGAGATAACAAGATTAACTGATCTCTACAAAGAGCTGGAAGCATTCACAGGACTACAGGAAGGTTTGGATTCAATATGGTGGAAGAGGCACAACAAAGGGATTTACTGTGTGAAGGATGCATATAAGATTTTGAATCATGATAATCAACAGGTAGACACATGGCCTTGGAAACATATATGGAAAACAAAGATTCCATACAAGGTAGCCTGCTTCACTTGACTACTAGCAAAGGAGGCGGTTTTAACTCAGGATAATCTCATAAAAAGGGGAATTTCTCTGTGTTCAAGATGTTTTCTGTGTGGGGAAAATGCAGAAATTGTCAACCATATGTTTCTACACTGCAAGATTACAGACCAACTATGGAAAATCTTTATTAGTCTTAGGGGTATTTCTTGGTCAATGCCATACAGGATTAAAGATGTCATTTATAGCTGGGAGGAAGCTGGAGCTGAAGCAACGAGCAGAGATAGATGGAGAACCGTTCCGGCATGTATTTGGTGGACAATCTGGAGGGAAAGGAATACTAGATGTTTTGAAGACAGAAGCAATTCACTGCagaagatcaaactcaattgtattcttctattttgtttttgGTGCAAACAGATGTACACAGAAGATACATTGACAATCATAGACATACTAGGATCCTGCTAGGTCTCAAATTAGAATATCTATAAATTCTCTCTATGTAAATTTGGTTTTCAGTGCAACCTATGTACtgatttttattatatatacaatagttaccaattcaaaaaaaaaaagattgtcaTGGTTACAGAGAAGCACTTATATGTCTAATTGATTTACTTGCCATTGCATGTATGATGTGAATGATTCCCTCGGTTTGTAGTTGAGATCATTTTGTTATTGCAATTTTGCAACCTGGCATATGCTAGTTGGTTCACACACCATTTCGTTTGTCGTTAGATTCTGAAAGAGATATGTCTATTCCTCATCAGATTCTAATTTTGAATAGTCCTGATGTTGGTTGACAACTGGCTTTTCTATCTGTTTTCGTGGGTAGAGCATTGACCCCTGCTGAACATGAATTCACTTGATTGACCACCTCTGCctcatttgaattttttttgttatATACTAGGAATCTTTGTCATCTGGTTAAAAGAGTTGCATGTCAGTGTAGGAATGAATGTGAGATTTTAGATAGTTCTAGAGAACTCCTGATTTGCCTTAAGAGACTAATTTATTGTAAGTAGTCCAATGCAATGGATCCGAATACAACAAAATGGATATAGAGCATCTGTATAACCAGCCCAACTAGTTTGCAATCAAGGCCCCTCAGGGCTTAGTTCAATTGACAAAGGTTGAAGGACTTCTGACTTAGTGTCACAGGTTGGAGCCCCGGGCCATGCGAATCAAG
Proteins encoded:
- the LOC104233065 gene encoding protein RETARDED ROOT GROWTH-LIKE isoform X2, whose translation is MLRTVWKPNNAAPMKSVTAISSIPSLNKAFRTLFTLRSATTNPTALHLLPGLTLQSSPLCRRPITLTFSVILRRQSHSVVNHGFISSRKKPNFTVAKCLSSISSSAHTVDWNDAVSCSEIGLSEAEELALEQEEDDDASATAIKPYIPVRAFFFSTSVDLRGLVEKNKQNFIPPTSRMTNYVVLRFGDTKKAPSALGANLSGSDCCYMVVFQYGSIVLFNVSDHEVDGYLKIVERHASGLLPEMRKDEYEVREKPTLSTWMQGGLDYIMLQYMNIDGIRTIGSVLGQSIALDYYVRQVDGMVAEFTDINRGMEKTGTFTMERKKLFQLVGKANSNLADVILKLGLFERNWGPCVMQETTINCCTPINVIHGAENVLIASSSHVCFS